A window of the Cicer arietinum cultivar CDC Frontier isolate Library 1 chromosome 6, Cicar.CDCFrontier_v2.0, whole genome shotgun sequence genome harbors these coding sequences:
- the HSFA1B gene encoding heat stress transcription factor A-1b isoform X2 encodes MTAGSMNYVLPPFLSKTYDMVDDSSTNSIVSWGNNNNTFIVLNSTDFSKHILPKYFKHNNFSSFVRQLNTYGFRKVDPDRWEFAHEGFLRGQKQLLKTISRRKSAHANGNSQESSKVQNSSVGACVEVGKFGLDEEVERLKRDKNVLMQELVKLRQQQQTTDNQLQNVGQRVQVMEQRQQQMMSFLAKAMHSPGFMAQFAQQQNESNRHVAGGKKRRLQRQEEDSLATKSLHNPLDGCVVKYQSPINEAAKALFSQMLQMNNSTRTESSVKNFDTFLIDDVPSAIPLDSSSSSTQVSGVTLSEVPPISGQSCMAVESQFPVSCMTNSMSEVQSSPAVLTNCVKAAEFPELTAHNCQDNVLDFSKVQGLVTESSFMNPDQNFVGSVAQNEGELDVMSAVLDGTQSLEADAFSPDVNGISKLPGINDEFWELFFMPSPLTGDTDEIEGSSLGYDLTKDQELSLEKEIQQEKMEKKQHMDHLTQQMELLASDSSLCI; translated from the exons ATGACAGCTGGTAGCATGAATTATGTATTACCACCATTCTTGAGCAAGACCTACGACATGGTAGATGACTCATCTACCAACTCCATCGTTTCATGGGGAAATAACAACAACACCTTTATCGTTTTGAATTCCACCGACTTCTCCAAACACATCTTGCCcaaatatttcaaacacaaCAACTTCTCCAGCTTCGTCAGACAGCTCAACACCTAC GGTTTTAGAAAGGTTGACCCAGACCGCTGGGAATTTGCACACGAAGGATTTTTAAGGGGTCAAAAACAATTGTTGAAGACTATCAGTAGGAGGAAATCTGCTCATGCAAATGGTAATAGTCAAGAGTCATCTAAGGTGCAAAACTCGTCTGTTGGGGCATGTGTTGAAGTGGGGAAGTTTGGGCTTGATGAGGAAGTTGAAAGACTGAAAAGGGATAAGAATGTTCTTATGCAGGAACTTGTTAAGTtaagacaacaacaacaaacgaCTGATAACCAATTGCAAAATGTTGGCCAACGTGTGCAAGTGATGGAGCAGCGTCAGCAACAGATGATGTCTTTCCTGGCAAAGGCTATGCATAGTCCGGGCTTCATGGCTCAATTTGCACAACAGCAGAATGAAAGTAATAGACACGTCGCCGGAGGTAAAAAGAGGCGGCTCCAAAGGCAGGAAGAAGATAGTTTAGCCACCAAAAGTCTCCACAATCCTCTTGATGGATGTGTTGTCAAGTACCAGTCTCCAATTAATGAGGCTGCAAAAGCATTGTTTAGCCAGATGTTGCAAATGAACAATTCTACAAGGACGGAGTCATCCGTTAAGAACTTTGATACATTCCTTATTGATGATGTTCCTTCAGCCATTCCTTTAGATAGCAGTAGTTCGTCCACCCAGGTTTCTGGTGTAACACTTTCTGAGGTTCCACCTATTTCTGGGCAGTCATGTATGGCAGTAGAATCTCAATTTCCTGTAAGTTGTATGACGAATAGCATGTCTGAGGTACAATCTTCACCTGCTGTGTTGACTAACTGTGTCAAAGCAGCTGAGTTTCCTGAATTAACAGCACATAACTGCCAAgacaatgttttggattttagTAAAGTTCAAGGGTTGGTTACAGAAAGCAGCTTCATGAATCCTGATCAAAATTTTGTGGGGTCTGTCGCCCAGAATGAGGGGGAGTTGGATGTGATGTCAGCTGTTTTAGATGGGACACAGTCTTTGGAAGCTGATGCTTTTTCACCTGATGTAAAtggaatttccaaacttccagGAATCAATGATGAATTCTGGGAACTGTTTTTTATGCCAAGCCCACTTACTGGAGACACTGATGAAATTGAAGGTAGCTCTCTAGGATATGATTTGACTAAGGACCAGGAATTGTCATTAGAAAAGGAGATTCAACAAGAAAAGATGGAGAAGAAACAACATATGGATCATCTTACTCAACAGATGGAACTTCTTGCATCAGACTCATCATTGTGTATATAA
- the HSFA1B gene encoding heat stress transcription factor A-1b isoform X1 → MQRYIQFSCSCSNDAAAAIIVVPLLLPGTNPIQQYYLRIEEELDIGNVRVSLKEYFKPDAFSQHCGEFKTKVYTGFRKVDPDRWEFAHEGFLRGQKQLLKTISRRKSAHANGNSQESSKVQNSSVGACVEVGKFGLDEEVERLKRDKNVLMQELVKLRQQQQTTDNQLQNVGQRVQVMEQRQQQMMSFLAKAMHSPGFMAQFAQQQNESNRHVAGGKKRRLQRQEEDSLATKSLHNPLDGCVVKYQSPINEAAKALFSQMLQMNNSTRTESSVKNFDTFLIDDVPSAIPLDSSSSSTQVSGVTLSEVPPISGQSCMAVESQFPVSCMTNSMSEVQSSPAVLTNCVKAAEFPELTAHNCQDNVLDFSKVQGLVTESSFMNPDQNFVGSVAQNEGELDVMSAVLDGTQSLEADAFSPDVNGISKLPGINDEFWELFFMPSPLTGDTDEIEGSSLGYDLTKDQELSLEKEIQQEKMEKKQHMDHLTQQMELLASDSSLCI, encoded by the exons ATGCAAAGATATATACAGTTTAGCTGCTCCTGTTCCAATGATGCTGCTGCCGCCATCATAGTTGTACCGTTGCTGTTACCAGGCACCAACCCCATCCAGCAATATTATCTAAGAATTGAAGAAGAATTGGATATAGGAAACGTTAGAGTTTCATTGAAGGAGTATTTCAAACCAGATGCTTTTTCGCAACATTGCGGGGAATTTAAAACAAAAGTATACACG GGTTTTAGAAAGGTTGACCCAGACCGCTGGGAATTTGCACACGAAGGATTTTTAAGGGGTCAAAAACAATTGTTGAAGACTATCAGTAGGAGGAAATCTGCTCATGCAAATGGTAATAGTCAAGAGTCATCTAAGGTGCAAAACTCGTCTGTTGGGGCATGTGTTGAAGTGGGGAAGTTTGGGCTTGATGAGGAAGTTGAAAGACTGAAAAGGGATAAGAATGTTCTTATGCAGGAACTTGTTAAGTtaagacaacaacaacaaacgaCTGATAACCAATTGCAAAATGTTGGCCAACGTGTGCAAGTGATGGAGCAGCGTCAGCAACAGATGATGTCTTTCCTGGCAAAGGCTATGCATAGTCCGGGCTTCATGGCTCAATTTGCACAACAGCAGAATGAAAGTAATAGACACGTCGCCGGAGGTAAAAAGAGGCGGCTCCAAAGGCAGGAAGAAGATAGTTTAGCCACCAAAAGTCTCCACAATCCTCTTGATGGATGTGTTGTCAAGTACCAGTCTCCAATTAATGAGGCTGCAAAAGCATTGTTTAGCCAGATGTTGCAAATGAACAATTCTACAAGGACGGAGTCATCCGTTAAGAACTTTGATACATTCCTTATTGATGATGTTCCTTCAGCCATTCCTTTAGATAGCAGTAGTTCGTCCACCCAGGTTTCTGGTGTAACACTTTCTGAGGTTCCACCTATTTCTGGGCAGTCATGTATGGCAGTAGAATCTCAATTTCCTGTAAGTTGTATGACGAATAGCATGTCTGAGGTACAATCTTCACCTGCTGTGTTGACTAACTGTGTCAAAGCAGCTGAGTTTCCTGAATTAACAGCACATAACTGCCAAgacaatgttttggattttagTAAAGTTCAAGGGTTGGTTACAGAAAGCAGCTTCATGAATCCTGATCAAAATTTTGTGGGGTCTGTCGCCCAGAATGAGGGGGAGTTGGATGTGATGTCAGCTGTTTTAGATGGGACACAGTCTTTGGAAGCTGATGCTTTTTCACCTGATGTAAAtggaatttccaaacttccagGAATCAATGATGAATTCTGGGAACTGTTTTTTATGCCAAGCCCACTTACTGGAGACACTGATGAAATTGAAGGTAGCTCTCTAGGATATGATTTGACTAAGGACCAGGAATTGTCATTAGAAAAGGAGATTCAACAAGAAAAGATGGAGAAGAAACAACATATGGATCATCTTACTCAACAGATGGAACTTCTTGCATCAGACTCATCATTGTGTATATAA
- the LOC101515689 gene encoding mitochondrial import inner membrane translocase subunit TIM22-4, with protein sequence MADDSEKPVSNGSSNTKEVEKPPMEPISLPTVEEIRGQDIWNNCAVRSVVSGVMGGGLGIFMGLFLGALDNPLMQDEMTGRQQIIYQAKQMGRRSWSSAKAFAVMGFVFSAAECVVEKARAKHDITNTAIAGCTTGGAISAKGGPKAACVGCAGFAAFSVVIEKFLERHQ encoded by the exons ATGGCTGATGACTCTGAAAAACCAGTTTCAAACGGTTCTTCGAACACAAAAGAAGTAGAGAAGCCTCCAATGGAGCCTATAAGTTTGCCAACTGTTGAGGAAATTCGTGGCCAAGATATTTGGAACAATTGCGCTGTGCGCAGTGTCGTTAGTGGAGTCATGG GAGGCGGTCTTGGCATCTTCATGGGATTGTTTCTTGGAGCACTGGACAACCCTCTAATGCAGGACGAAATGACTGGCAGACAACAGATTATATATCAAGCAAAGCAGATGGGACGAAGGAGTTGGAGTTCAGCCAAAGCATTTGCTGTTATGGGTTTCGTATTCTCAGCTGCTGAGTGTGTTGTTGAGAAG GCACGAGCAAAACACGACATCACAAATACTGCTATTGCTGGATGTACTACTGGCGGTGCTATATCAGCAAAAG GTGGTCCGAAAGCTGCATGCGTTGGTTGTGCTGGCTTTGCCGCATTCTCTGTCGTAATAGAGAAGTTTTTGGAAAGGCATCAATAA